The Oncorhynchus keta strain PuntledgeMale-10-30-2019 unplaced genomic scaffold, Oket_V2 Un_contig_1927_pilon_pilon, whole genome shotgun sequence genome has a segment encoding these proteins:
- the LOC118381087 gene encoding cerebral cavernous malformations protein 2 homolog isoform X2 — protein sequence MSTLGKPGIVSPFKRVFLKGEKGRDKKAQEKTTERRALHTFSLSLPDHRIDPDILLNDYVEKEVKYLGQLTSVPGYLNPSSRTEVLQLIDNARKSHQLAGQLTSEQDAVVSLSAYNVKLVWRDGEDIILRVPIHDIAAVAYIRDDSLHLVVLKTGT from the exons ATGTCTACGCTGGGAAAA cCGGGTATCGTGTCTCCCTTCAAGCGTGTGTTTCTGAAGGGAGAAAAGGGTAGAGATAAAAAGGCTCAGGAGAAGACTACAGAACGCCGTGCCCTCcacaccttctccctctccctccccgacCACCGCATCGACCCTGACATCCTGCTCAATGACTACGTAGAGAAGGAAGTCAag TACTTGGGCCAGCTGACGTCAGTACCAGGATACCTGAACCCCTCCAGTCGAACAGAGGTGCTACAGCTCATTGACAATGCCAGG AAGTCCCACCAGTTGGCGGGTCAGCTTACTTCGGagcaggatgcagtggtcagtctGTCGGCCTATAATGTGAAGCTGGTGTGGCGGGATGGAGAGGATATCATACTGCGTGTTCCCATCCACGACATCGCTGCCGTGGCATACATACGAGACGACTCACTGCACCTGGTGGTGCTCAAGACAGGTACCTAA
- the LOC118381087 gene encoding cerebral cavernous malformations protein 2 homolog isoform X3 → METEPGIVSPFKRVFLKGEKGRDKKAQEKTTERRALHTFSLSLPDHRIDPDILLNDYVEKEVKYLGQLTSVPGYLNPSSRTEVLQLIDNARKSHQLAGQLTSEQDAVVSLSAYNVKLVWRDGEDIILRVPIHDIAAVAYIRDDSLHLVVLKTGT, encoded by the exons ATGGAGACTGAG cCGGGTATCGTGTCTCCCTTCAAGCGTGTGTTTCTGAAGGGAGAAAAGGGTAGAGATAAAAAGGCTCAGGAGAAGACTACAGAACGCCGTGCCCTCcacaccttctccctctccctccccgacCACCGCATCGACCCTGACATCCTGCTCAATGACTACGTAGAGAAGGAAGTCAag TACTTGGGCCAGCTGACGTCAGTACCAGGATACCTGAACCCCTCCAGTCGAACAGAGGTGCTACAGCTCATTGACAATGCCAGG AAGTCCCACCAGTTGGCGGGTCAGCTTACTTCGGagcaggatgcagtggtcagtctGTCGGCCTATAATGTGAAGCTGGTGTGGCGGGATGGAGAGGATATCATACTGCGTGTTCCCATCCACGACATCGCTGCCGTGGCATACATACGAGACGACTCACTGCACCTGGTGGTGCTCAAGACAGGTACCTAA
- the LOC118381087 gene encoding cerebral cavernous malformations protein 2 homolog isoform X1, with translation MEEDVKKVKKPGIVSPFKRVFLKGEKGRDKKAQEKTTERRALHTFSLSLPDHRIDPDILLNDYVEKEVKYLGQLTSVPGYLNPSSRTEVLQLIDNARKSHQLAGQLTSEQDAVVSLSAYNVKLVWRDGEDIILRVPIHDIAAVAYIRDDSLHLVVLKTGT, from the exons cCGGGTATCGTGTCTCCCTTCAAGCGTGTGTTTCTGAAGGGAGAAAAGGGTAGAGATAAAAAGGCTCAGGAGAAGACTACAGAACGCCGTGCCCTCcacaccttctccctctccctccccgacCACCGCATCGACCCTGACATCCTGCTCAATGACTACGTAGAGAAGGAAGTCAag TACTTGGGCCAGCTGACGTCAGTACCAGGATACCTGAACCCCTCCAGTCGAACAGAGGTGCTACAGCTCATTGACAATGCCAGG AAGTCCCACCAGTTGGCGGGTCAGCTTACTTCGGagcaggatgcagtggtcagtctGTCGGCCTATAATGTGAAGCTGGTGTGGCGGGATGGAGAGGATATCATACTGCGTGTTCCCATCCACGACATCGCTGCCGTGGCATACATACGAGACGACTCACTGCACCTGGTGGTGCTCAAGACAGGTACCTAA